A window of the Dyadobacter pollutisoli genome harbors these coding sequences:
- a CDS encoding ArnT family glycosyltransferase yields MGFCLLLLSVALVFAGFFLHSSRNDLYTNARESFIYSLIANAVLVFVYNESASAFNQVNAKTALIFWLITVTCISALLFFWNKTGAIRFSKLASLKKTVRLSGLKTVNKVVIVSALLFYILPLLFLAVYAAPNNFDSHMYHLNRVLFWINNGNLDHFPTLHLQQLYLNVFAEYLVLDTILLSGSDQFAGLIQFGSFIGSLAGVSLLAKRLGLKQEGQLLTAIFLLTLPISIFESTSTQVDYCACFFFISYVYLGFQLLEKRSVLTLVMFLLSLSFGGFSKYTIFIFAIPFTVFFAIRILVQYRISYALKVLGLAIVLLTGTFAPFFYRNYTLFGHIMSPLRNTVFASEELPANKHSALFTFSTLIKNAGLNLGLPDTRFNRIVDGQIRSLHEAMGVEIDDPDISLDPFSVKYSVHEDMIPNTIHFWLILVASFVMLFAVRQWSIKWFWICSAMGFIVFCTLMKFQLWSTRTQMPFFAMGAVMISYIYCRKIQWSFAWLAAPLMLLSVPFVYGNPSKELVSINYLTRKLLGHIPIAICENGGTQRQIYEKYLGAYYTFPGEDGCHPLKKWPDYSERTKVFALLTKVGYYDQDRSSNILSMGRDRAYFLSHPNNYLSFKPLLGHIEGDHKNVGIFFKHNNGFYHYWSAIAATVKNPGRMEYIRYNQELMVLKNAQNDFCYDYILSDDPELLAAFVPKANIDTVYTTQLLQLMKLKKASCDKSLF; encoded by the coding sequence ATGGGATTTTGTTTACTACTGCTGTCGGTTGCATTGGTTTTTGCTGGCTTCTTTCTTCATTCATCCAGAAATGACCTGTATACCAATGCGCGTGAATCGTTTATTTATTCGCTGATCGCCAATGCTGTCCTGGTGTTTGTATATAATGAATCGGCATCCGCATTCAATCAGGTTAACGCAAAAACAGCGCTGATTTTCTGGTTGATAACGGTTACATGCATTTCTGCCTTGCTGTTTTTTTGGAACAAGACCGGAGCGATTCGTTTTTCAAAACTGGCTTCATTGAAAAAGACTGTCCGGCTCAGTGGCTTAAAGACAGTTAATAAGGTGGTGATCGTCTCAGCGTTGCTATTTTACATTCTTCCATTGCTGTTCCTGGCCGTATATGCAGCTCCGAACAACTTTGATTCTCATATGTACCACCTCAACAGGGTACTGTTTTGGATCAACAATGGCAATCTGGATCATTTTCCAACCTTACATTTACAGCAGCTCTACCTGAATGTCTTTGCCGAATACCTGGTGCTGGACACGATCCTGCTTTCCGGCTCGGACCAGTTTGCAGGCCTGATTCAGTTTGGATCCTTTATAGGGTCGCTGGCCGGGGTCTCGTTGCTTGCCAAACGGCTTGGTTTAAAGCAGGAGGGACAATTACTCACTGCCATATTTCTGCTCACATTACCGATCAGTATCTTCGAAAGTACCAGCACACAAGTTGATTATTGTGCTTGCTTTTTCTTCATTTCTTACGTGTATCTGGGTTTTCAGCTGCTCGAAAAACGCTCTGTACTGACTTTGGTGATGTTTCTCCTGTCCCTGTCGTTTGGAGGTTTTTCGAAATACACCATTTTTATTTTTGCCATTCCGTTCACTGTATTTTTTGCGATCCGGATTTTGGTTCAATACCGGATCTCGTATGCTCTAAAAGTTTTAGGATTGGCTATCGTGTTGCTGACGGGGACATTTGCTCCTTTTTTTTACAGGAATTATACATTGTTCGGGCATATTATGAGCCCGCTGAGAAATACCGTTTTTGCTTCCGAAGAGCTGCCTGCTAACAAACATTCTGCACTATTCACGTTTTCTACCCTCATTAAGAACGCCGGACTGAACCTCGGCTTACCCGATACCCGTTTCAACCGGATCGTTGATGGCCAGATCAGGAGCCTGCATGAGGCAATGGGCGTGGAGATCGATGATCCGGACATTAGCCTGGATCCGTTTTCGGTCAAGTATTCGGTGCATGAGGATATGATACCGAACACGATCCACTTCTGGCTTATCCTGGTCGCTAGCTTTGTCATGCTGTTTGCAGTGCGGCAATGGAGTATCAAATGGTTCTGGATCTGTTCAGCGATGGGTTTCATTGTGTTTTGTACACTGATGAAATTCCAGCTCTGGAGTACCAGGACGCAAATGCCTTTTTTTGCAATGGGCGCTGTGATGATATCCTACATCTATTGTCGTAAAATACAATGGAGCTTCGCCTGGCTGGCAGCACCCCTGATGCTGCTTTCTGTTCCGTTTGTGTACGGGAACCCAAGTAAGGAGCTTGTTTCCATCAATTATCTCACCCGAAAGCTGCTTGGTCACATTCCAATCGCCATTTGTGAAAATGGGGGTACACAGCGTCAGATATATGAAAAGTACCTTGGGGCTTACTACACGTTCCCCGGTGAAGATGGTTGTCATCCCCTTAAAAAATGGCCGGATTATAGTGAAAGGACGAAAGTGTTTGCATTACTGACCAAAGTCGGGTACTACGATCAGGACCGCTCGTCAAATATATTGAGTATGGGCCGGGACAGGGCGTATTTCCTTAGCCATCCTAACAATTACCTCAGCTTTAAACCATTACTGGGGCACATTGAAGGCGATCATAAGAATGTCGGGATATTCTTTAAGCATAACAATGGTTTTTACCACTATTGGAGTGCGATAGCTGCGACGGTCAAGAACCCGGGAAGGATGGAATACATTCGCTACAATCAGGAGCTGATGGTGCTTAAAAACGCTCAGAATGACTTTTGCTACGACTACATTTTGTCCGACGATCCGGAATTGCTAGCCGCCTTTGTCCCGAAAGCAAACATTGATACGGTGTACACCACGCAATTGTTACAGCTTATGAAGCTTAAAAAAGCGAGTTGCGACAAGAGCCTGTTTTAG
- a CDS encoding ATP-binding protein yields MKAHILCTLVILITLPVFGQVEKIRNLQQSLPLIKDSMQYVDVVNRISLLFYEQNADSTLYYGLRAREIAFRLHYAKGLADATNNLGVVFDIKGNVQLALRYYNDAYNEYTILGDSSNIVQTLMNIATVYGISGKDQKALSNFGRALSLGSRISHDSITALVIYNYILSFPQKFSDSKKKELTEKASQIATKYRDARLKLAIQQLQADNLIANNEREKGMQLLESTLASALNMQLYYLSMDLLLDLGDNYFANEPDKALRFYTQALRLAEEKSYRMYAKDICKKLYDIYLSKGDTQTAFIYSQRLLKLYEEQAEIDKVSGIDYIEYAVKDQQLISQQVAADYNTKMLWLAIAVCFLTILSIIFLWRNWKLTGKTNEVLTMQFRQLESTTEALESSNQNYARLIKMVAHDLRNPIGGIHSLSALLKEGDLPPDTASEFIHLIYESSNGCLKLIGDLLQTDFDFKESELQKEEFNLSRFLQQAITLLTFKANEKNQQLILEDSVQTMITADPDKLLRVLNNLIVNAIKFSPDGEVIEVNTEQSSNGVVISVKDNGLGIPKSYAAKLFDPFTPSKRKGTAGEQPFGLGLYISKQIVDAHRGRIWFESEEGKGTTFFVFLPEEKSFVTETTNVRDKVSGS; encoded by the coding sequence ATGAAGGCTCATATCCTCTGCACATTAGTGATTTTGATCACGCTGCCCGTTTTTGGACAGGTAGAAAAAATCCGGAACCTGCAGCAAAGCCTGCCTTTAATCAAGGATAGTATGCAATATGTGGATGTGGTCAACCGTATATCGCTGCTTTTTTACGAACAAAATGCCGACAGCACACTTTACTACGGACTCCGTGCCCGCGAGATCGCTTTCCGGCTGCATTACGCAAAAGGACTGGCCGATGCGACTAATAATCTGGGAGTTGTTTTCGACATAAAAGGTAACGTTCAGCTCGCGCTGCGCTATTATAATGATGCTTATAACGAGTACACAATCCTGGGCGATTCCTCAAATATTGTGCAAACACTGATGAACATTGCCACAGTTTATGGAATCAGTGGGAAAGATCAGAAGGCGCTTTCCAATTTTGGCCGCGCGCTTTCCCTCGGAAGCCGGATTTCGCACGACTCTATTACGGCGCTGGTCATTTACAACTACATTCTGTCCTTTCCCCAAAAGTTTAGCGACAGCAAAAAGAAAGAACTCACTGAAAAAGCTAGCCAGATCGCAACGAAATATCGCGACGCGCGACTGAAGCTGGCGATCCAGCAACTGCAGGCGGACAATCTGATCGCAAATAATGAGCGCGAAAAAGGAATGCAGCTCCTGGAAAGCACCCTGGCCAGTGCACTGAATATGCAGCTGTACTACCTCAGTATGGACCTGCTGCTCGATTTGGGGGATAATTATTTTGCCAATGAGCCCGATAAGGCCCTCCGATTCTATACGCAGGCCCTGAGACTCGCCGAAGAAAAAAGCTATCGGATGTATGCCAAGGATATTTGTAAAAAACTATATGACATTTATCTCTCAAAAGGCGATACCCAAACCGCATTCATTTATAGCCAGAGACTGCTCAAACTGTACGAAGAGCAAGCGGAAATAGACAAAGTTTCGGGGATCGATTACATTGAATATGCGGTGAAAGATCAGCAGCTTATTTCGCAGCAGGTAGCAGCCGATTATAACACCAAGATGCTCTGGCTGGCCATAGCGGTTTGTTTTCTGACCATTCTCAGCATTATTTTTCTATGGAGAAACTGGAAGCTCACCGGAAAAACCAACGAAGTGCTGACCATGCAATTCCGGCAGCTTGAATCCACGACGGAAGCGCTTGAAAGTAGTAACCAGAACTATGCAAGGCTGATCAAAATGGTGGCGCACGACTTGCGAAACCCCATAGGAGGCATTCATTCGCTTAGCGCCCTGCTCAAGGAAGGAGACCTGCCCCCGGACACAGCTTCTGAGTTTATCCACCTGATTTATGAATCCAGTAATGGTTGCCTCAAGTTAATCGGCGACCTGCTACAGACCGATTTTGATTTCAAAGAATCGGAGCTTCAAAAGGAGGAATTCAACTTGTCCCGTTTTCTTCAGCAAGCCATTACCCTACTGACTTTTAAGGCGAACGAAAAAAACCAGCAGCTGATCCTGGAAGACTCGGTGCAAACTATGATCACCGCGGATCCAGACAAGTTGTTGAGAGTGCTGAACAATCTGATCGTCAACGCCATTAAGTTTAGTCCTGATGGAGAGGTTATCGAGGTTAATACGGAACAGTCTAGTAATGGCGTGGTCATTTCGGTGAAGGACAATGGTTTGGGGATTCCTAAATCCTATGCCGCAAAGCTGTTTGACCCATTTACCCCTTCCAAAAGGAAAGGAACTGCCGGCGAACAGCCGTTTGGCCTGGGGTTATATATCTCCAAGCAAATTGTCGACGCCCACCGCGGCAGGATCTGGTTTGAAAGCGAGGAAGGAAAAGGCACGACGTTTTTCGTGTTCCTGCCCGAGGAAAAATCCTTTGTTACCGAAACCACAAACGTCCGGGACAAAGTCAGCGGAAGCTAA
- a CDS encoding SGNH/GDSL hydrolase family protein yields MDDHPHRPGSQSRNNFSRRRFFLHSGAAILTTTLLTSCSDLLDNVLSKNDKESEPMAEEPKRDQTLAFFGDSLTIGAGGTFPYGTLVGAMLPGRPIVSDGIGGQIALSIACRQGGTPIKLSVEGDKLNGAKAVKITKLSNEFLSTPINYNTYSRAGTIAGVKCTVTRMANEEKGEMYTLTPDSESTAAIPAGSEFVIEDSLRLKSATQILWYGRNNMDHVTAEDEIISALDSSIAYITDPKRYIVLGILLAVPEVKGTDRYNKVIAINEKLSSKYGRAFVPMTPPTAAEMAAINYTPTSQDLADLENMNFPTGLRPDNKADYIHINDKGYQIIANRVVAKLKELKY; encoded by the coding sequence ATGGACGATCATCCCCATAGGCCGGGCTCTCAGAGCCGGAACAATTTTAGCCGCAGACGCTTTTTTCTGCATTCGGGCGCAGCCATTTTGACCACAACATTATTGACATCCTGCAGTGATTTACTGGACAACGTCCTTTCAAAAAATGACAAGGAGTCGGAGCCCATGGCGGAGGAGCCGAAAAGGGACCAGACACTGGCGTTTTTTGGCGACAGCCTGACCATCGGTGCGGGCGGGACTTTCCCGTACGGGACACTCGTGGGAGCAATGTTGCCCGGGAGGCCCATCGTTAGCGACGGTATCGGAGGACAAATAGCCCTCTCAATTGCATGCAGGCAGGGCGGAACACCAATTAAGCTATCGGTTGAAGGTGATAAACTGAATGGTGCCAAGGCGGTAAAGATTACAAAATTGAGCAACGAGTTTTTGTCTACGCCCATCAACTACAACACTTACAGCAGAGCGGGCACCATTGCCGGCGTGAAATGCACTGTTACCAGGATGGCCAATGAAGAAAAAGGGGAAATGTATACGCTCACGCCTGATTCCGAGAGTACTGCTGCTATTCCGGCGGGGTCTGAATTTGTGATTGAAGATTCGCTTCGGCTCAAATCCGCGACACAGATCCTGTGGTACGGCCGCAACAACATGGATCACGTAACTGCCGAGGACGAGATCATTTCGGCACTGGACAGCTCAATCGCTTACATTACCGACCCGAAACGATACATTGTGCTGGGTATACTGCTTGCCGTTCCGGAAGTAAAAGGCACCGACAGATACAACAAAGTGATCGCGATCAACGAGAAACTTTCTTCGAAGTATGGTCGGGCATTTGTACCGATGACACCGCCTACTGCCGCGGAAATGGCGGCAATCAATTACACGCCGACATCACAGGACCTGGCTGATCTTGAAAACATGAATTTCCCGACAGGTTTGCGTCCTGATAATAAGGCGGACTATATCCACATCAATGACAAAGGTTATCAGATCATTGCAAACCGGGTTGTGGCGAAGCTTAAAGAGTTGAAGTACTAG
- a CDS encoding helix-turn-helix domain-containing protein — translation MPIIVNLDVMMAKRKMSLNELSEKVDLTLANLSILKTGKAKAIRFSTLEAICKALDCQPGDLLEFGEE, via the coding sequence ATGCCCATTATTGTGAACCTTGATGTGATGATGGCTAAACGAAAAATGTCATTGAATGAGCTTTCTGAGAAAGTGGATTTAACATTGGCCAATCTTTCGATACTCAAAACAGGAAAAGCAAAGGCCATTCGTTTCAGCACGCTGGAAGCTATTTGTAAAGCACTGGATTGCCAGCCCGGGGATTTATTGGAGTTTGGAGAGGAGTGA